From Fusarium fujikuroi IMI 58289 draft genome, chromosome FFUJ_chr07, a single genomic window includes:
- a CDS encoding probable YBT1-Vacuolar, `full-size` ABC protein transporting bile acids codes for MGFAQCNGTIWEIDDFSVCFRVDYLQILLPLIALFVSVALLAWTGISRLLSSWSKSKARYQQLASEDRRHSHTDLPPEQVDDSDDDDGLEINGGRLALVKTTTRGSIVQADTPTGQLVSQVVEELAIAGLIAVNILQLIEGSKGRHSRPAAITGLLIWIYVFILSTLRLVLGALKRRGPHLWNHTAFLYGFNWVLSIFLFRSAFLQDDISRTDKITTIVEFALITLLFLMAMTTRKGNKTVRLEWEDGIEPSREPLASLFSLAVFGWVDAIVYKGWKAPMEMEHVWNLLPKDKAAAVIADYRQMKRTGSLAVHLLKYFKRDLLIQCALAVLAGLFTFAPTLLLKVILEFVEDYNAGLEKKIDTQLPINVIWLYVIGLPVVDLIRSYADNQALWIGRKICIRVRALIIGDIYAKALRRKASTGKDKVLLEDKVSPPKEDETQNGFVGKIKRALSMKKDDKKASPNDAESANESIKDDKKDDSGDEQANLGTIINLMSIDSFKISEVTAYLHFLCASAPTQLVIAVVLLWQVMGLSAIPGIIVMVLLLPVNYGLARGFTITSKRILAATDKRTNVTNEVLQNIRIIKYFAWEQRFGRIIDEKRQLELKALRSRFMVWALAVAIWNSVPVLITFFSFLVYTVVEKKPLKPSIAFTAMSLFMLLRVPLDQFGDMFAHVQETKVSIDRVEDFLQEEETDKYIQLGLDNVDDEGVRRIGFSNATLTWGSKDTVAEDSARAFRLMDLDIDFKIGKLNIIAGPTGSGKTSMLMGLLGEMTLLEGGVYCPGGRSREDVHPDPETGLANTIAYVAQSAWLVNANVRENILFSAPFDEQRYRNVIVACALERDLQILDHGDETLVGEKGITLSGGQKQRISLARALYSNSAHLLLDDCLSAVDSHTAQWIFSNCIRGPLMRNRTCVLVTHNTTLCVPSSDYVVLLENGRVDIQGPSAEVIASGKLGEEIQKSHPGSANPSRIPSRVPSSVGDDETTVNGQGDALDGVDSSKKDAQNKPKKDAMEETKATGSVKWPVLKLYLQSMGPWWFWIVALFVFISQQVSGLATNLWVRVWANQYVHGTAESKVMPAMYSSTKFNAVDFANVVRLGSAEDLKPLDGSFSTQDHPHGVNAMYYLTVLAAIGIAGALAALFRDLWIFLGSLTASKGIHDRLIASVTRAKFKFFDVTPLGQLMNRFSKDLEAVDQEIAPVAIGVISCGISLMMTVGLIAYITPKFLYAATGIALLFYLIASFYLRASRDLKRLEAVQRSPLFQQFGETLSGMTTIRAYGDERRFIRDNLEKINTQSRPFIYLWACNRWLAFRADLVGDLVAFFAGMFLILNLGKTDAGAAGISLSYALSFTESVLWLVRLYAINEQNMNSMERIKEYLDVEQEAEAVIENSRPPADWPRKGSVEFVDYTTSYRKELNPVLQNITLKIEPQEKVGIVGRTGAGKSSLALAIFRALEADKGKILIDGLEIGSIGLQDLRENITIVPQDPTLFHGTIRSNLDPFDQYTDDQIFAALRRVQLIGPDEPLTSPPTPTQTPGSPNSPTAKTNKNIFLNLQSPVAASGSNLSQGQRQLLCLARAMLKSPTVLVMDEATASIDYATDSKIQETIRELTGTVITIAHRLATIVDYDKVLVLDKGEVVEYAHPWELINNKDGTFRSMCEMSGELDVLLKAAKKKWDSGRLVDVDP; via the exons ATGGGGTTTGCGCAGTGCAATGGAACTATATGGGAGATTGATGACTTTAGCGTCTGCTTCCGAGTAGA CTACCTGCAGATTCTACTGCCTCTGATCGCCCTGTTCGTTTCCGTTGCGCTTTTGGCCTGGACAGGCATTTCCCGCCTGCTAAGCTCCTGGTCCAAGTCCAAAGCTAGGTATCAACAGCTTGCAAGCGAGGACCGACGCCACAGCCATACCGATCTTCCTCCCGAGCAGGTTGACGAttctgacgacgatgatgggcTTGAGATTAACGGTGGTCGATTGGCCCTTGTCAAGACCACTACTCGTGGTTCTATAGTCCAGGCCGACACACCTACTGGACAATTGGTTTCGCAGGTCGTCGAGGAACTTGCCATCGCTGGTCTCATTGCTGTGAACATTCTTCAGCTAATTGAAGGCAGCAAGGGACGTCACAGCCGCCCTGCAGCTATTACTGGTCTACTGATTTGGATCTACGTTTTTATCCTCTCGACTCTGCGTCTGGTGCTTGGTGCTCTGAAACGGCGTGGTCCTCATCTCTGGAACCATACGGCTTTTCTCTACGGCTTCAACTGGGTTCTTtcaatctttctttttcgaTCCGCCTTCCTCCAAGATGACATCAGCCGAACGGACAAGATCACGACGATTGTGGAGTTTGCACTTATTACACTCCTTTTCTTAATGGCAATGACCACTAGAAAGGGCAACAAAACAGTACGCTTGGAATGGGAGGACGGAATTGAACCCTCGCGCGAACCATTGGCCAGTCTGTTTTCTCTGGCTGTGTTTGGCTGGGTTGATGCGATTGTCTACAAGGGCTGGAAGGCTCCAATGGAAATGGAGCATGTCTGGAACTTGTTGCCAAAGGACAAGGCCGCTGCTGTTATTGCTGATTACCGCCAGATGAAACGAACTGGTTCTCTTGCGGTGCATCTGCTCAAGTACTTCAAACGGGACTTGCTGATTCAATGCGCCCTCGCCGTCCTCGCCGGCCTCTTTACGTTTGCGCCAACCCTTCTTCTGAAAGTGATTCTCGAATTCGTGGAAGACTATAATGCAGGATTGGAGAAGAAAATCGATACACAACTACCGATCAATGTCATCTGGCTTTATGTCATTGGCCTTCCTGTAGTCGATTTAATACGTTCATACGCCGATAACCAAGCTCTCTGGATTGGTCGAAAGATCTGTATCCGTGTCCGAGCTCTTATTATCGGCGATATTTATGCCAAAGCACTTCGCCGCAAGGCTTCCAcgggcaaggacaaggtgcTGCTTGAAGATAAAGTTAGCCCTCCAAAGGAAGACGAGACACAGAATGGGTTTGTTGGAAAGATTAAGCGGGCCTTGAGCATGAAGAAGGACGATAAGAAAGCTTCTCCCAACGATGCTGAATCTGCCAACGAGAGCATCAAGGACGACAAGAAAGACGATTCTGGTGACGAGCAGGCCAATCTGGGtaccatcatcaacctcatgtCTATCGACAGTTTCAAGATCTCCGAAGTCACTGCGTACCTACACTTTCTGTGTGCTTCCGCTCCTACGCAGCTGGTCATTGCTGTCGTACTTCTCTGGCAGGTCATGGGCCTTAGTGCCATCCCTGGTATCATCGTCATGGTCCTTCTCCTGCCTGTCAACTACGGTCTTGCTCGGGGTTTCACCATCACTTCGAAGAGAATTCTTGCAGCCACCGACAAGCGTACTAATGTAACCAATGAGGTCCTGCAAAACATTCGCATCATCAAGTACTTTGCCTGGGAACAGCGATTTGGCCGTATCATTGACGAGAAGCGTCAACTGGAACTCAAGGCTTTGCGTTCGAGGTTCATGGTCTGGGCACTGGCTGTAGCTATTTGGAACTCCGTGCCCGTCCTCATtaccttcttctcgttcctTGTTTACACAGTCGTCGAGAAAAAGCCCCTGAAGCCATCAATCGCCTTTACAGCTATGTCACTCTTCATGCTCCTCCGTGTCCCGCTGGACCAGTTTGGTGACATGTTCGCCCACGTCCAGGAAACCAAGGTTTCCATCGATCGTGTGGAGGACTTCctccaggaggaggagaccgACAAGTACATTCAGCTTGGCTTGGATAATGTGGATGACGAGGGTGTCAGGCGAATTGGTTTCAGCAACGCCACTCTCACTTGGGGTAGCAAAGACACTGTTGCTGAGGACAGTGCCCGTGCTTTCCGACTCATGGATCTGGACATTGATTTCAAGATCGGTAAACTGAACATCATTGCAGGCCCTACAGGTTCTGGAAAGACATCCATGTTGATGGGTCTTCTTGGTGAAATGACATTGCTAGAAGGAGGCGTTTACTGTCCTGGTGGCCGCAGCCGAGAAGACGTTCATCCTGATCCTGAGACTGGTCTCGCCAACACGATCGCCTACGTCGCGCAATCCGCTTGGTTGGTTAATGCAAACGTCCGCGAAAATATTCTCTTCTCTGCGCCATTTGACGAGCAACGATACCGCAATGTCATTGTGGCTTGTGCACTTGAACGCGATCTCCAGATTCTCGACCACGGCGACGAAACACTGGTCGGAGAGAAGGGTATCACACTTTCTGGTGGACAGAAGCAACGTATTTCTCTTGCTCGTGCCCTCTACTCCAACTCTGCTCATCTGCTACTTGACGACTGTCTCAGCGCTGTTGACTCGCACACCGCGCAATGGATCTTTAGCAACTGCATTCGTGGACCCCTCATGAGAAACCGTACTTGTGTCCTCGTCACACACAACACGACGCTTTGTGTTCCTTCTTCCGATTATGtggtccttcttgagaatggcCGAGTTGATATCCAAGGTCCTTCAGCTGAGGTTATTGCTTCCGGCAAGCTTGGCGAGGAGATTCAAAAGTCTCACCCCGGCTCAGCCAACCCCTCGCGCATTCCTTCTCGTGTTCCCTCAAGCGTCGGCGATGACGAAACCACTGTTAATGGCCAAGGAGATGCtctcgatggtgttgatagctCTAAGAAGGACGCACAGAACAAACCCAAGAAGGATGCCATGGAAGAAACCAAGGCTACTGGGTCAGTCAAGTGGCCCGTTCTCAAGCTGTACCTTCAGTCCATGGGCCCTTGGTGGTTCTGGATTGTTGCTCTCTTCGTCTTTATTTCTCAGCAGGTCTCCGGATTGGCCACCAACCTCTGGGTACGTGTATGGGCGAACCAATACGTCCATGGTACAGCAGAGTCAAAGGTCATGCCGGCTATGTACTCTTCTACAAAATTCAACGCTGTCGACTTTGCCAATGTTGTCCGACTTGGCTCTGCGGAAGACCTGAAGCCTCTCGATGGGTCCTTTTCTACGCAAGACCACCCGCATGGGGTCAATGCTATGTACTACTTGACCGTTCTCGCTGCTATTGGAATTGCTGGTGCCCTGGCAGCTCTCTTCAGAGATCTCTGGATCTTCCTGGGTTCCTTGACGGCATCGAAGGGCATTCACGATCGGTTGATAGCCTCTGTCACGCGAGCCAAGTTCAAGTTCTTTGATGTCACGCCACTAGGCCAATTGATGAACCGATTCAGCAAAGATCTGGAGGCGGTTGATCAAGAAATTGCACCCGTGGCAATTGGAGTGATTAGCTGTGGCATTTCTCTAATGATGACGGTTGGCCTCATTGCGTACATCACACCCAAATTCTTGTACGCCGCTACTGGTATTGCTCTTCTGTTCTACCTCATCGCCTCTTTCTACCTCCGAGCTTCTCGTGATCTGAAGCGTCTTGAGGCAGTTCAGCGCAGTCCCCTGTTCCAGCAATTTGGAGAGACATTGAGTGGTATGACAACCATTCGAGCGTATGGTGACGAGCGACGATTCATCCGGGACAATCTGGAGAAGATCAACACTCAGAGTCGACCCTTCATTTACCTGTGGGCATGCAATAGATGGCTGGCCTTTAGGGCTGATCTTGTGGGAGACTTGGTGGCCTTCTTTGCCGGCATGTTCCTTATCCTTAACCTTGGTAAGACGGATGCAGGAGCTGCGGGTATTTCCCTGAGCTATGCCTTGAGCTTTACTGAGAGTGTGTTGTGGCTTGTCCGCCTTTATGCCATTAACGAGCAAAACATGAACTCTATGGAACGAATCAAGGAGTATCTCGATGTCGAGCAAGAGGCGGAGGCTGTCATTGAGAACAGCAGACCTCCAGCAGACTGGCCTCGTAAGGGGTCGGTCGAGTTTGTGGACTACACAACAAGTTACCGAAAGGAGCTCAACCCTGTCTTGCAGAACATTACACTCAAGATTGAGCCGCAAGAAAAGGTTGGCATCGTTGGAAGAACAGGTGCAGGCAAGAGTTCTCTGGCCCTGGCGATTTTCCGAGCGCTAGAGGCagacaagggcaagattcTTATCGACGGACTTGAGATTGGCAGCATTGGTCTGCAAGATCTCCGAGAGAACATCACCATTGTGCCTCAGGATCCTACGTTGTTCCATGGTACAATTCGAAGCAACCTGGATCCATTCGATCAATACACAGATGATCAGATCTTTGCGGCGCTTCGACGAGTACAGCTCATTGGTCCCGATGAGCCTCTAACATCACCACCTACGCCTACACAAACCCCTGGCTCGCCAAACTCACCAACTGccaagaccaacaagaacatTTTCTTGAATCTTCAATCACCAGTCGCGGCATCAGGCTCGAACTTGTCCCAAGGACAGCGCCAGCTTCTGTGTCTTGCTCGAGCCATGCTCAAGTCTCCCACAGTGTTAGTCATGGACGAAGCCACAGCCTCCATCGACTACGCCACCGACTCAAAGATTCAAGAAACAATCCGCGAGCTCACAGGCACCGTCATCACAATTGCCCATCGACTAGCGACCATTGTAGATTACGACAAGGTGCTGGTTCTCGACAAGGGCGAGGTGGTGGAGTATGCTCACCCATGGGaactcatcaacaacaaggatggTACATTCCGCAGCATGTGTGAGATGAGTGGTGAGCTGGATGTTCTCCTCAAggcggcgaagaagaagtgggATTCTGGACGCTTGGTGGATGTTGATCCAtag
- a CDS encoding probable endoplasmic reticulum insertion protein SEC61: MSSLRFLDLVKPFVPFLPEVQQPETKIPFNQKLMWTALTLLIFLVMSQMPLYGIVSSDNSDPLYWLRMVIASNRGTLMELGITPIISSGMVFQLLAGTHMIDVNLDLKSDRELYQTAQKLLAFILSAGTATVYVFSGLYGPPSDLGAGIVFLLILQLVVAGMIVILLDELLQKGYGLGSGISLFIATNICESIMWKAFSPTTINTGRGPEFEGAVIALFHLLMTWPNKQRALQEAFYRQNLPNIMNLLATIAVFAAVIYLQGFRVEIPVKSSRQRGARGSYPVRLFYTSNMPIMLQSALSSNVFLISQMLYSRFSENLLVRLFGVWEAKDGSSQLHATSGLVYYMSPPQNMKEALLDPIHMSAYIVYMLGACALFSKTWIEVSGSSPRDVAKQLKDQGLVMAGHRDQSMYKELKRIIPTAAAFGGACIGALSVTSDLLGALGSGTGTLLAVTIIYGYFEIAAKEGDMAGMKGMIMG; this comes from the exons ATGAGTTCCC TACGATTCCTCGATCTGGTCAAGCCGTTCGTGCCGTTCCTCCCAGAGGTTCAGCAGCCGGAGACCAAGATCCCCTTCAACCAGAAGCTCATGTGGACGGCCCTAaccctcctcatcttcctggTCATGAGCCAGATGCCTCTCTACGGTATCGTCTCCTCCGACAACTCGGATCCTCTATACTGGCTGCGAATGGTCATCGCGAGTAACCGTGGTACACTGATGGAATTGGGTATCACCCCCATCATCTCCTCTGGCATGGTTTTCCAGCTCCTTGCTGGCACCCACATGATCGACGTCAACCTTGACCTCAAGTCCGACCGCGAGCTCTACCAGACCGCCCAGAAGCTCCTggccttcatcctctccgcCGGTACTGCTACTGTCTACGTCTTCTCCGGTCTCTATGGACCTCCCTCCGACCTTGGTGCTGGTATTGTCTTCCTCCTGATCCTCCAGCTCGTTGTTGCCGGTATGATTGTTATCCTCCTCGACGAGCTCCTCCAGAAGGGCTACGGTCTTGGCAGCGGTATCTCTCTGTTCATCGCCACCAACATCTGCGAGTCCATCATGTGGAAGGCTTTCTCTcccaccaccatcaacactGGCCGTGGTCCCGAGTTTGAGGGTGCCGTCATTGCCCTCTTCCACCTCCTCATGACCTGGCCCAACAAGCAGCGAGCTCTCCAGGAGGCTTTCTACCGCCAGAACCTCCCCAACATCATGAACCTCCTTGCCACCATTGCCGTCTTCGCCGCTGTCATCTACCTCCAGGGTTTCCGCGTCGAGATCCCCGTCAAGTCTTCTCGCCAGCGTGGTGCTCGTGGATCTTACCCCGTCCGCCTGTTCTACACCTCCAACATGCCCATCATGCTGCAGTCCGCTCTTTCTTCCAACGTCTTCCTTATCAGCCAGATGCTCTACTCCCGCTTCTCTGAGAATCTCCTTGTCCGTCTCTTCGGTGTCTGGGAGGCCAAGGATGGTTCTTCTCAGCTCCACGCTACCTCTGGTCTCGTCTACTACATGTCTCCTCCCCAGAACATGAAGGAGGCTCTTCTCGACCCTATCCACATGAGCGCCTACATCGTCTACATGCTCGGTGCTTGtgctctcttctccaagacatGGATCGAGGTATCTGGCTCCAGCCCTCGTGATGTtgccaagcagctcaaggatcAGGGTCTCGTCATGGCTGGTCACCGTGATCAGTCCATGTacaaggagctcaagcgcATCATTCCTACTGCCGCCGCCTTTGGTGGTGCCTGCATTGGTGCGCTCTCTGTCACCAGTGACCTTTTGGGCGCTCTTGGTTCCGGTACCGGTACTCTCCTTGCTGTCAC TATCATCTACGGTTACTTCGAAATCGCTGCCAAGGAGGGTGACATGGCCGGTATGAAGGGCATGATTATGGGCTAA
- a CDS encoding related to tRNA isopentenyltransferase, with protein sequence MSRKPSAEPLVVVLGSTGTGKSDLAVELATRLNGEIINADAMQLYNGLPIITNKITAEERRGIPHHLLGHISLDEQPWDVDDFKREATRTIREIRDRGRLPILVGGSQYYVDPILFKEVILDDIDLDMSKSFPILQESGEVMLHELRKVDPVMADRWHPKDRRKIQRSLEIYLRSGKRASEYYAEQQARKEAAQQDANKEPWENLLFWVYSERDVLRDRLDKRVDKMQSSGLMDEVRELYEFKHKREAEGQRLDMTKGIWQSIGYKQFEPYLSAVEEGREAAELEELKSAGLEEMKSATRRYAVYQTRWIRLKQIPRIREIGPEAMNNMYLLDSTDVSAYGQNVVEPAVKLTEQFLKGEERPLPTEISSIANEVLTQVGNPPPKATPCKRTCEVCHTVLMTEEAWKQHLKSSTHRRVVRKKARTSLVPVEKAPEDKDEGDSGPELGSMFSE encoded by the exons ATGTCTAGAAAACCTTCAGCAGAACCCCTGGTGGTTGTGCTAGGATCAACGGGCACGGGCAAGTCGGAT TTGGCAGTTGAACTTGCAACTCGGCTGAATGGTGAAATCATCAATGCCGATGCTATGCAGCTGTATAATGGACTGCCAATCATCACCAATAAAATCACCGCTGAAGAACGGCGTGGtattcctcatcatcttcttggacATATTTCTTTGGATGAGCAACCAtgggatgttgatgatttcaAGAGGGAAGCGACTCGGACAATACGAGAGATTCGTGACCGAGGACGATTGCCCATCCTCGTCGGTGGTTCACAGTATTATGTCGACCCTATACTCTTCAAAGAGGTTATTCTGGATGACATAGACCTGGATATGTCCAAGTCGTTCCCGATTCTTCAAGAGTCAGGCGAAGTTATGCTCCATGAGCTACGAAAGGTTGACCCTGTCATGGCCGATCGATGGCACCCCAAGGATCGTCGCAAGATCCAGCGATCCCTGGAGATTTACCTTCGGAGCGGCAAAAGAGCATCCGAATACTATGCTGAGCAACAAGCTCGAAAAGAAGCAGCACAGCAAGACGCCAACAAGGAGCCCTGGGAGAATCTGCTATTCTGGGTCTACTCGGAACGAGATGTCCTGCGAGATCGTCTCGATAAGCGAGTCGATAAGATGCAGTCGAGTGGACTCATGGATGAAGTCCGAGAACTTTACGAATTTAAGCATAAAAGGGAAGCAGAAGGCCAACGACTCGACATGACAAAGGGGATATGGCAGTCAATTGGATATAAGCAATTCGAGCCATACTTGTCTGCTGTTGAAGAGGGACGAGAGGCTGCGGAGCTCGAGGAATTGAAGAGCGCAGGacttgaagagatgaagtcGGCAACGAGACGATATGCCGTCTATCAGACTCGCTGGATCAGACTGAAGCAGATTCCGCGGATACGAGAGATTGGCCCAGAAGCTATGAACAACATGTATCTCCTAGACAGTACGGATGTCTCTGCGTATGGACAGAACGTCGTTGAGCCGGCTGTAAAGTTGACAGAGCAGTTCCtcaaaggagaagaacgTCCATTGCCGACTGAGATTTCGTCAATTGCTAATGAAGTTCTGACCCAAGTTGGCAACCCACCACCAAAAGCAACACCATGCAAACGTACATGCGAAGTCTGCCACACGGTGTTAATGACGGAGGAAGCATGGAAACAGCATTTGAAGAGTTCAACTCATCGACGAGTTGTTCGCAAGAAAGCTAGAACGTCTTTGGTACCAGTGGAAAAAGCGCCCGAGGACAAAGACGAAGGAGATTCTGGGCCAGAGCTGGGGTCCATGTTTTCAGAGTGA